From the Drosophila suzukii chromosome 2 unlocalized genomic scaffold, CBGP_Dsuzu_IsoJpt1.0 scf_2c, whole genome shotgun sequence genome, one window contains:
- the LOC139354059 gene encoding uncharacterized protein isoform X2, with product MLQLPTNGKDCKKPKRPDNGCFICFEVGHMHRPCPKRTVGFTLPEAEKTMDEKPFIQLIPEAQ from the exons ATGCTACAACTGCCGACAAATGGCAAAGATTGCAAGAAGCCGAAAAGACCGGACAACGGATGCTTCATCTGTTTCGAAGTGGGCCATATGCACCGTCCGTGTCCCAAGCGCACCGTGGGCTTTACCCTGCCAGAAGCTGAAAAAACCATGGATGAAAAGCCGTTTATTCAGTTA ATACCGGAAGCCCAATAA
- the LOC139354059 gene encoding uncharacterized protein isoform X1, translating to MLSYSEVVKMSKDELLELLSEKGIMFGADATIYQLRAALNRARNLEANIEDAEDTEIQGQDEEQDSPSTPKLANRMLTLIEDREKLQMADAVAPLLKPSGSSQQTVMNMSRQEPGQK from the coding sequence ATGTTATCATACAGTGAGGTTGTTAAGATGTCCAAAGACGAGCTGCTGGAGCTCCTTTCCGAGAAGGGCATCATGTTCGGGGCTGATGCAACAATTTACCAACTCCGTGCTGCGTTAAACCGTGCAAGGAATCTGGAGGCTAACATCGAGGACGCCGAGGACACAGAGATCCAGGGTCAAGATGAGGAGCAGGATTCCCCGAGCACACCGAAGCTTGCAAACCGCATGCTAACGCTGATCGAAGACCGTGAGAAATTGCAAATGGCCGACGCTGTGGCGCCGTTATTGAAACCTTCTGGAAGTTCGCAGCAAACCGTTATGAACATGTCGAGGCAAGAACCTGGCCAGAAATGA